One Nicotiana sylvestris chromosome 12, ASM39365v2, whole genome shotgun sequence genomic window carries:
- the LOC138883300 gene encoding uncharacterized protein, which translates to MAQSRHSYVNRRVRDAAYMVEEKVLLKVSPMKGVIRFAKKGKLSPRYIGPFEVLRRIGEVAHKLALQPSLSSVPPIFHVSMIRKYVGNLSYVLDFSTVQLDGDLTYDLEPMAILDRQFTGAAFRWWEAYERRKLVGAAPHTWQEFSVLFLEKFMLQCCMEELCR; encoded by the exons ATGGCACAGTCTAGACATAGTTATGTCAATAGGAGGGTCCGTGATGCTGCTTACATGGTTGAGGAGAAGGTTTTGctcaaggtttcacccatgaagggtgttataaggttcgcgaagaagggcaagttgagccctcggtatattggaccatttgaggtacttcggaggattggagaggtggctcaCAAGCTTGCCTTGCAACCTAGTTTGTCGAGTGTGCCtccaatatttcatgtttctatgatccGGAAGTATGTCGGCAATCTGTCTTatgttttagatttcagcacggttcaattgGATGGTGATCTGACTTATGATTTGGAGCCGATGGCCATTTTGGATaggcag TTCACTGGGGCTGCCTTCagatggtgggaggcttatgagaggcgcaAGCTAGTCGGTGCAGCACCACATACATGGCaggagttctccgttctcttcttggagaagttcatGCTACAATGTTGCATGGAGGAGCTGTGCAGATAG
- the LOC104218588 gene encoding uncharacterized protein: MLGFSKYLKDLITKKKTTKNEVVNVTHRVSSIIATTTVQKKEDPRAFTIPCTIGLHNFAIALCDNGASINLTPLAIYRQAGIGIPMPTSIRFQMVDRSIKRPVGIVDDVLVKVGKFLLPADFVILDCAVDKEIPIILGRPSSATGRALMDSKRNEIKFRVNDKEVTF; encoded by the coding sequence ATGTTGGGTTTTTCTAAGTATTTGAAAGACTTGATCACAAAGAAGAAAACCACCAagaatgaagtggtgaatgtgactcaccgggttagttccatcattgcaacaaccaccgttcaaaagaaagaagacccgAGAGCTTTTAccattccatgcactattgggtTGCACAATTTTGCAATAGCTCTTTGTGATAATGGGGCTAGCATCAACTTGACCCCTCTTGCTATTTACAGGCAAGCAGGGATAGGTATTCCAATGCCTACAAGTATAAGGTTTCAAATGGTTGATCGTTCAATAAAGAGACCGGTGGGTAttgttgatgatgttcttgtgaaAGTGGGGAAGTTCCTCCTTCCCGCCGACTTTGTGATCCTTGATTGTGCTGTTGACAAAGAAAtccctatcattttggggagaccatCCAGTGCTACCGGAAGAGCACTTATGGATTCGAAACGAAATGAGATCAAGTTCCGAGTGAATGACAAAGAGGTTACCTTTTAA